In the genome of Cryptomeria japonica chromosome 8, Sugi_1.0, whole genome shotgun sequence, one region contains:
- the LOC131066291 gene encoding protease Do-like 8, chloroplastic, which translates to MCQSRKFNKDKVQSHPKVEPPHFETPLIGQGNSAMSSKRYYEAIDLYTLAISLSGDNAVYYCNRAAAHTQVGKYIEAIEDCNKSIQLDPCYSKAYSRLGLVYYAQGKYHDAIQKGFEKALELKTHNTSVKENIRTANDYNTRDFKTAKDTHIPSTVVLLSGPLRLQAPAPVFDRVPGGVSSMYRREMGLRRLFVQTDIGNVLGIEVDRDDKVQTIKKKLFLLSGQREIENEAYALGDPTVTIEEVTPPVSPTGKLYPSEERTVELFERNTYSVVNIFDVTLRPQLNMTGMVEVPEGNGSGIVWDEQGHIVTNYHVIGNALSKNPSRNQVVARVNILASDGVQKSFEGTLVGADRTKDLAVLKIDAPNEILRPVEVGKSSTLKVGQRCLAIGNPFGFDHTLTTGVLSGLNQEIFSKAGVTIRGGIQTDAAINPRNSGGPLLNSKGKVIGINTAIFTQTGTSAGVGFAIPSDIVLKIIPQLIQSGKVVRPGLNIEIAPDAIANQLNVRTGALVLSVPGESAAANSGLIPTKRGFAGKIILGDVIIGVENSPIKNATELSKVLEDYSVGNMVMQYVKCKKNKHNTKLSWQTCTKCGSI; encoded by the exons ATGTGCCAAAGTCGGAAATTTAATAAGGATAAAGTACAATCTCATCCAAAAGTAGAGCCTCCTCATTTTGAGACTCCCCTAATTGGACAAGGCAATTCAGCTATGTCTTCAAAAAGATATTATGAGGCAATTGATCTGTATACATTGGCCATATCATTGTCTGGAGATAATGCTGTATATTATTGTAACAGGGCAGCCGCTCATACTCAGGTTGGCAAATATATTGAAGCTATAGAAGACTGTAACAAATCTATTCAGCTAGACCCATGCTACAGTAAAGCTTATAGCCGTTTAGGCTTGGTTTATTATGCACAGGGAAAATATCATGATGCTATACAGAAAGGTTTTGAGAAAGCTTTGGAATTAAAGACACACAACACTTCTGTCAAAGAGAATATTCGAACAGCAAATGACTATAATACGAGGGACTTCAAGACGGCTAAAGATACACATATTCCAAGTACTGTTGTTTTACT TTCTGGTCCACTGCGCCTTCAAGCACCAGCTCCAGTGTTTGACAGAGTTCCTGGCGGGGTATCTAGTATGTACAGAAGAGAAATGGGCCTCCGTCGACTTTTTGTGCAGACAGATATTGGTAATGTCTTGGGTATAGAGGTGGACAGGGATGACAAGGTTCAGACAATAAAAAAGAAGCTCTTCCTCTTGAGTGGTCAGAGGGAGAT TGAAAATGAAGCATATGCTCTGGGGGATCCAACAGTAACCATTGAAGAAGTGACACCACCTGTTTCACCTACTGGGAAACTTTACCCATCTGAGGAGAGAACTGTGGAGCTCTTTGAAAGGAACACTTATTCTGTGGTTAATATTTTTGATGTAACCCTACGCCCTCAATTGAACATGACAGGAATGGTTGAGGTTCCTGAAGGCAATGGTTCTGGAATAGTCTGGGATGAACAAGGTCATATTGTGACAAATTATCATGTGATTGGTAATGCTCTCTCAAAGAATCCCAGCCGCAACCAAGTTGTAGCCCGAGTTAATATTCTTGCATCTGATGGGGTTCAGAAGAGTTTTGAGGGTACATTGGTTGGTGCAGATCGTACAAAGGATCTTGCTGTTTTGAAGATAGATGCCCCCAATGAGATTTTGCGGCCAGTTGAAGTTGGGAAATCATCCACACTCAAAGTAGGTCAACGATGCCTTGCAATTGGCAACCCATTTGGTTTTGACCACACTTTGACTACCGGGGTTCTTAGTGGATTGAACCAGGAAATATTTAGTAAAGCGGGTGTGACTATTCGTGGTGGTATTCAGACAGATGCAGCAATCAATCCTAGAAATAGTGGTGGTCCTCTACTAAACTCTAAAGGAAAAGTAATTGGTATCAACACCGCAATATTTACTCAAACAGGGACATCGGCAGGAGTAGGTTTTGCTATTCCATCTGACATAGTCCTTAAAATTATACCTCAGCTGATCCAATCTGGAAAGGTAGTCCGTCCAGGTTTGAATATAGAGATAGCTCCAGATGCGATTGCAAATCAATTAAATGTCAGAACTGGGGCTCTTGTATTGTCGGTTCCTGGTGAAAGTGCCGCAGCAAACTCAGGGTTGATTCCAACAAAGAGAGGATTTGCTGGTAAAATAATTCTTGGCGATGTAATAATTGGAGTCGAGAATTCACCTATAAAAAATGCTACAGAACTTTCCAAAGTTTTGGAAGATTATAGTGTGGGAAATATGGTGATGCAAtatgtaaaatgtaaaaaaaacAAACACAACACGAAACTTTCCTGGCAGACAtgtacaaaatgtggaagcatttaA